The following are encoded together in the Bubalus kerabau isolate K-KA32 ecotype Philippines breed swamp buffalo chromosome 3, PCC_UOA_SB_1v2, whole genome shotgun sequence genome:
- the LOC129647761 gene encoding 5-hydroxytryptamine receptor 5B — protein MEAANLSVASTGVALRLGPEAFSSSPNPSGVVGSTPGGAAPPGREPPFSVFSVLVVTLLVLLIAATFLWNLLVLVTILRVRAFHRVPHNLVASTAVSDVLVAALVMPLSLVSELSAGRRWLLGRSLCHVWISFDVMCCTASIWNVAAIALDRYWTITRHLQYTLRTRRRASMLMIALTWALSALIALAPLLFGWGEAYDARLQRCQVSQEPSYAVFSTCGAFYLPLGVVLFVYWKIYKAAKFRFGRRCRAVLPLPSTVQVKEAPQEAEMVFTARRPTVAFQTSGASWREQKEKRAAVMVGILIGVFVLCWIPFFLAELIGPLCACSLPPIWKSVFLWLGYSNSFFNPLIYTAFNKNYNNAFKNLFTKQR, from the exons ATGGAAGCAGCTAACCTCTCGGTGGCCTCCACCGGCGTCGCCCTTCGCCTGGGACCCGAAGCCTTCAGCAGTAGCCCAAACCCAAGCGGGGTCGTCGGATCCACCCCAGGTGGTGCGGCCCCGCCGGGTCGAGAACCGCCTTTCTCCGTCTTCTCGGTGCTGGTAGTGACGCTGTTGGTGCTGCTGATAGCGGCCACGTTCCTGTGGAACCTGCTGGTTCTGGTCACCATCCTGCGGGTCCGCGCCTTTCACCGTGTGCCGCATAACTTGGTGGCCTCGACGGCCGTGTCGGACGTGCTAGTGGCAGCGCTGGTAATGCCCCTGAGCCTGGTGAGCGAGCTGTCGGCGGGGCGACGGTGGCTGCTGGGCCGGAGTCTATGCCACGTGTGGATCTCCTTCGACGTGATGTGCTGCACCGCCAGCATTTGGAACGTGGCGGCCATCGCCCTGGACCGCTACTGGACTATCACGCGCCACCTGCAGTACACGCTGCGCACCCGCCGCCGCGCCTCGATGCTCATGATCGCGCTCACCTGGGCGCTCTCCGCTCTCATCGCCCTCGCACCACTGCTCTTCGGCTGGGGCGAGGCGTACGACGCTAGACTCCAGCGCTGCCAGGTGAGCCAGGAACCCTCCTACGCCGTCTTCTCCACCTGCGGCGCCTTCTACCTGCCGCTTGGCGTGGTGCTGTTTGTCTATTGGAAGATATATAAGGCGGCCAAGTTTCGCTTCGGTCGCCGCTGCAGGGCTGTGCTGCCCTTGCCCTCCACCGTGCAG GTAAAGGAGGCCCCTCAGGAGGCTGAGATGGTGTTCACGGCCCGCCGCCCCACGGTGGCCTTCCAGACGAGCGGAGCCTCATGGcgggagcagaaggagaagcggGCAGCCGTGATGGTGGGCATCCTCATCGGCGTGTTCGTGCTGTGCTGGATCCCCTTCTTCCTGGCCGAGCTCATCGGCCCCCTCTGTGCCTGCAGCCTGCCCCCCATCTGGAAAAGCGTGTTCCTGTGGCTTGGCTACTCCAACTCTTTCTTCAATCCCCTGATTTACACAGCTTTTAACAAGAACTACAACAATGCCTTCAAGAACCTTTTCACCAAGCAGAGATAA